A genomic region of Glycine max cultivar Williams 82 chromosome 15, Glycine_max_v4.0, whole genome shotgun sequence contains the following coding sequences:
- the LOC100799273 gene encoding uncharacterized protein LOC100799273 gives MEFRSKSCRDERLQIERYCGGKVAPTSMQDLRCYSANNAAYANQIGSKEVKEKKGKSTVTKPSKSWSFSDPELQRKKRVAGYKIYAAEGKMKGSLRKSFRWIKNA, from the coding sequence ATGGAATTCAGATCCAAGTCATGCAGAGATGAAAGGCTGCAGATTGAAAGGTACTGTGGAGGCAAGGTGGCCCCAACAAGCATGCAAGATCTGAGGTGTTACAGTGCTAATAATGCTGCTTATGCAAACCAGATAGGTAGTAAGGAGGTGAAGGAGAAGAAAGGGAAAAGCACAGTAACTAAACCATCAAAAAGTTGGAGCTTCAGTGACCCTGAGTTGCAGAGGAAGAAGAGAGTTGCTGGCTATAAAATATATGCTGCTGAGGGCAAAATGAAAGGCTCTCTAAGAAAGAGTTTCAGGTGGATCAAGAATGCATAA